The proteins below are encoded in one region of Corvus hawaiiensis isolate bCorHaw1 chromosome 3, bCorHaw1.pri.cur, whole genome shotgun sequence:
- the ANGEL2 gene encoding protein angel homolog 2, producing the protein MLPRHVQRLGRDWITHWNGSQLLTLNSPVSSCMRWAGHSPPWASFPLPISADFSANWRFPPVFGPWREFQNYNWHLDNYTQSCCFHLPNPSMKSEGEEPLTKKRRLSGQDDTSSPEQETNLSNQKGVSCLSVAQNEEKHSSKKGTIKRHWEYFCQQSKTMKIAKNKGSDQSNTGSDATFDFTVMSYNILSQNLLEDNSHLYKHCRQRLLFWTYRFPNILQEIKELDADVLCLQEVQEDHYRTEIKSSLESLGYHCEYKMRTGRKPDGCAICFKTSKFSLISSNPVEFFRRDIPLLDRDNVGLVLLLQPRFHCKASAAICIANTHLLYNPRRGDIKLTQLAMLLAEIASVAPQKHGSFCPVIICGDFNSVPGSPLYRFIKEGKLNYEGLAIGKVSGQEQFPRGQRILSIPIWPKKLGISQNCVYEIKQQQKEENAGEKLEAAKPDNPQEIVIASEKLSSKLRHHFKLSSVYSHYFPETGIPEVTTCHSRSAVTVDYIFYSAANDDTAAQPGAEDSFCGGLKLLGRLALLTEKDLWTVNGLPNENNSSDHLPLLAEFRLIER; encoded by the exons ATGCTGCCCCGCCATGTGCAGAGGCTGGGCAGAGACTGGATCACCCACTGGAATGGCTCCCAGCTACTCACCTTGAACAGCCCAGTTTCCAGCTGTATGAGATGGGCCGGACACTCTCCTCCCTGGGCCTCGTTTCCACTCCCTATTTCAGCTGATTTCTCAGCAAACTGGAGATTCCCTCCAGTCTTTGGACCTTGGAGAGAGTTTCAGAACTATAACTGGCATCTTGATAACTACACACAAAGTTGTTGCTTTCACCTACCCAACCCCAGTATGAAATCTGAGGGAGAAGAGCCATTGACAAAGAAGAGAAGACTCAGTGGCCAGGATGATACTTCGAGTCCTGAACAAGAAACAAACTTGTCTAATCAGAAGGGAGTATCTTGTCTTTCTGTAGcacagaatgaagaaaaacacagcagcaagaAAG GAACCATCAAAAGACACTGGGAATATTTCTGTCAGCAGAGTAAAACAATGAAAATCGCTAAAAATAAAGGATCTGACCAAAGCAATACAGGAAGTGACGCAACATTTGATTTTACAGTCATGTCCTACAATATTCTCTCACAGAATTTGTTGGAAGACAACTCTCACCTGTACAAACACTGCAGGCAGCGATTGCTATTCTGGACATACAGATTTCCCAACATCCTACAAGAAATCAAAGAGCTGGATGCAGAT GTGCTCTGCTTACAAGAAGTCCAAGAAGACCACTATAGAACAGAGATCAAGTCGAGTTTGGAATCCCTGG GGTATCACTGTGAATATAAAATGAGGACAGGGAGAAAACCTGATGGCTGTGCCATTTGCTTCAAAACTTCCAAATTTAGCCTGATTTCCTCAAACCCCGTGGAATTTTTTCGCCGCGATATCCCACTCTTGGACAGGGACAACGTTGGACTGgtgttgctgctgcagcccagatTTCATTGTAAAGCCAGCGCTGCCATCTGTATTGCCAATACACACCTGCTGTACAACCCAAGGAGAGGGGACATCAAACTGACCCAGCTTGCAATGCTCCTGGCAGAGATAGCCAGTGTTGCCCCTCAGAAGCATGGTTCCTTCTGCCCAGTTATCATCTGTGGGGACTTCAATTCTGTTCCTGGCTCTCCATTGTACAGATTTATAAAGGAAGGAAAGTTAAATTATGAAGGACTTGCTATAGGGAAG GTCTCTGGACAAGAACAGTTTCCAAGGGGACAAAGAATCTTATCTATACCAATTTGGCCAAAAAAATTAGGTATTTCACAAAACTGTGTAtatgaaataaaacagcaacaaaaagaagaaaatgcag gagaaaaattGGAAGCGGCAAAACCAGACAACCCTCAGGAGATTGTAATAGCATCTGAAAA GTTGTCTTCAAAATTGCGGCACCATTTTAAATTGTCTTCAGTCTATTCTCATTACTTCCCTGAAACTGGGATACCAGAAGTGACAACTTGTCATTCCCGAAGTGCTGTCACCGTGGATTATATTTTCTATTCTGCAGCAAATGATGATACTGCTGCCCAGCCAG gagcAGAGGATTCTTTTTGTGGGGGTCTGAAACTTCTTGGCAGGCTGGCACTTCTAACAGAGAAAGATCTTTGGACTGTTAATGGTCTTCCCAATGAAAATAACTCTTCTGACCACCTGCCACTGCTAGCAGAGTTCAGGCTTATTGAACGGTAA